In Phormidium ambiguum IAM M-71, one genomic interval encodes:
- a CDS encoding cysteine hydrolase family protein produces the protein MQNLRNLGVAPNAWAVNAEIADITRPPLEPKSVTLATETKTLHLDLAKTIILVIDMQNDFCHPDGWLAHIGVDVSPARTPINPLNTLLPELRKVNVPIIWLNWGNRPDLLNISAGLRHVYNSTGDAIGLGDPLPKNNAKVLMAGSWAAAVVDELEQKPEDICIDKYRMSGFWDTPLDSILRNLGKTTLLFAGINADQCVMATLQDANFLGYDCILVKDCTATTSPEYCWLATLYNVKQCFGFVTDSQAILKAINNG, from the coding sequence ATGCAAAATCTCCGTAACTTGGGTGTAGCGCCTAATGCTTGGGCAGTTAATGCCGAAATAGCTGATATTACCCGTCCACCTTTAGAACCCAAATCTGTCACTTTAGCGACAGAAACAAAAACTTTGCATCTTGACTTAGCAAAAACTATCATATTAGTAATTGATATGCAAAATGACTTTTGCCATCCAGACGGTTGGTTAGCACATATCGGTGTGGATGTTTCCCCTGCAAGGACTCCAATTAACCCTTTGAACACCTTGTTACCAGAGTTAAGAAAAGTCAATGTACCGATAATTTGGTTAAATTGGGGAAATCGTCCCGACTTATTAAATATTAGTGCTGGACTGCGCCACGTTTACAATTCCACAGGCGATGCTATAGGTTTGGGCGACCCTTTGCCGAAAAATAACGCTAAAGTTTTAATGGCAGGAAGTTGGGCAGCTGCGGTAGTAGATGAATTAGAACAAAAACCAGAAGATATTTGTATTGATAAGTACAGAATGAGCGGTTTTTGGGATACACCATTGGATAGCATTTTACGTAACTTAGGTAAAACTACTTTGTTATTTGCTGGAATAAATGCTGACCAATGTGTAATGGCAACGTTACAAGATGCTAATTTTTTAGGTTACGATTGCATTTTAGTGAAAGATTGTACTGCTACTACTTCTCCTGAGTACTGCTGGTTAGCTACTCTTTACAATGTGAAACAATGTTTTGGTTTTGTTACAGATTCTCAAGCTATCTTAAAAGCAATTAATAATGGGTAA
- a CDS encoding amidohydrolase: MDFTLQQALIPVDQGYETVDVQVMGETITAISANLEVVGTAVNCQNKLLLPGFFNAHTHSSEMWQRGVIPPLPLELWLAELYDFSPLELSKVYLSALGTAVETLLTGGTSVVDHLVLIPGQEIETIAAAVKAYKEVGIRAFVAPLIWDQPLISGIPNGGNKQENITQGHSTREILQMLQEAIDKFHQPEAGIYILTAPTGIQLCSDELFVGCVELSDRYNLCRHSHLLETKAQQLLAEEKYGCSAVEYLHKLGYLSSRTSLAHCVHLTDDDIKILAETQSTVVHNPLSNLRLGSGIAPILKYRQAGVNVSFGCDGSSSNDSQDLLEAIKIGSILHNVTDLDYQHWITPRQSVEMAALGGAKGLNMADNLGSLTVGKKADLVLYDLTNLSLLPRTDPIGLLILGRPSQVVDSVWVNGKRIVENGKVTTIDVNNLQQELFANSHWTTNRKSKTVSEFEAHYRKVMGLSEGEIKGYS; encoded by the coding sequence ATGGATTTTACTCTGCAACAAGCTTTAATTCCTGTAGACCAAGGTTATGAAACTGTAGATGTACAGGTGATGGGGGAAACCATTACAGCAATTTCTGCAAATTTAGAAGTTGTTGGCACGGCGGTTAATTGCCAAAATAAGTTATTGTTGCCTGGTTTTTTTAATGCCCATACACACTCTTCGGAAATGTGGCAACGCGGAGTTATTCCTCCTTTACCTTTGGAATTGTGGTTAGCAGAATTGTATGATTTTTCGCCTTTAGAGTTGTCAAAAGTTTATTTGAGTGCTTTGGGTACAGCGGTAGAAACTTTGTTAACAGGTGGTACTAGTGTTGTCGATCATTTAGTGCTAATACCTGGACAAGAAATTGAAACTATTGCGGCTGCGGTTAAGGCTTATAAAGAAGTAGGAATTCGCGCTTTTGTCGCGCCTCTAATTTGGGATCAACCTTTAATTTCAGGAATTCCAAATGGGGGAAACAAACAGGAAAATATCACCCAAGGACATTCTACTAGGGAAATTTTACAAATGTTGCAGGAGGCAATAGATAAGTTTCATCAACCCGAAGCAGGGATTTATATTTTAACTGCGCCAACCGGAATTCAATTATGTTCTGATGAATTATTTGTTGGGTGTGTGGAATTGAGCGATCGCTACAACCTTTGTCGTCATTCGCACCTGTTAGAAACCAAAGCACAACAATTACTAGCAGAAGAAAAATATGGTTGTAGTGCAGTAGAATATTTACACAAATTGGGTTATTTAAGCTCTCGTACTTCTCTAGCTCATTGCGTACATTTGACAGATGATGATATTAAAATTTTAGCTGAAACTCAGTCAACAGTTGTTCATAATCCCCTTAGTAACCTACGTTTAGGTAGCGGTATTGCGCCAATTTTAAAATATCGGCAAGCAGGAGTTAATGTTTCTTTCGGTTGCGATGGTTCTTCCAGTAATGATTCCCAAGATTTACTGGAAGCAATTAAAATTGGTTCAATTCTACACAATGTTACCGATTTAGATTATCAACACTGGATTACTCCTCGTCAGTCTGTTGAAATGGCAGCTTTAGGCGGTGCTAAAGGTCTAAATATGGCAGATAATCTTGGTTCTTTGACAGTAGGGAAAAAAGCTGATTTAGTACTTTATGATTTAACTAATTTGTCTTTATTACCTCGGACCGATCCCATTGGTTTATTAATTTTAGGTCGTCCAAGTCAGGTTGTTGATAGTGTTTGGGTAAATGGGAAAAGAATTGTGGAAAATGGGAAAGTAACAACGATTGATGTTAATAATTTACAACAAGAATTATTCGCCAATAGTCACTGGACGACAAATCGAAAATCAAAAACTGTAAGTGAGTTTGAAGCACATTATCGCAAGGTTATGGGTTTGTCTGAAGGAGAAATCAAAGGTTATTCTTAA
- the hpxZ gene encoding oxalurate catabolism protein HpxZ: protein MDINIPEVVAEVRVEFERYEKALTSNDVVVLDELFWQSPQTLRFGVTENLYGYDEIAKFRSSRSTVNLERVLQNTIITTYGRDFATVNTEFKRPPSSDKIGRQSQTWMRTNEGWRVVCAHVSFLMTS, encoded by the coding sequence ATGGATATCAATATTCCTGAAGTAGTTGCTGAAGTTAGAGTAGAATTTGAACGTTACGAAAAAGCTTTAACTAGCAATGATGTTGTTGTACTCGATGAATTGTTTTGGCAAAGTCCGCAAACTTTACGCTTTGGAGTAACGGAAAATCTTTACGGTTATGATGAAATTGCTAAATTTCGCAGTAGCCGTTCTACTGTTAATTTGGAGCGAGTTTTGCAAAATACTATTATTACCACTTACGGACGAGATTTTGCCACCGTAAATACGGAATTTAAACGTCCGCCATCATCAGATAAAATTGGTAGGCAAAGTCAAACTTGGATGCGAACAAATGAAGGTTGGCGTGTTGTTTGTGCTCATGTTTCATTTTTGATGACTTCCTGA
- a CDS encoding DUF6883 domain-containing protein, translated as MTVPNSFEFPIAKAQYLFTRTAEPGVGGDKRKFWQEVMGFESPEEIREAILAQVSLDLLQPVGQNNYGDRYQAVILITGRSGVCWQIRTGWIVLFEEDIARFVTAVPERFGRQQ; from the coding sequence ATGACTGTACCCAACAGTTTTGAGTTTCCTATTGCTAAGGCGCAATATCTTTTTACTCGTACTGCTGAACCAGGGGTAGGTGGAGATAAGCGGAAATTTTGGCAGGAAGTAATGGGGTTTGAGTCACCGGAGGAAATTAGAGAGGCAATTTTAGCCCAAGTTTCGCTAGACTTACTACAGCCAGTAGGACAGAATAATTATGGCGATCGCTATCAAGCTGTTATTTTAATTACAGGTAGGTCTGGCGTATGTTGGCAAATTCGCACGGGTTGGATAGTTTTATTTGAGGAGGATATTGCTAGGTTTGTCACCGCAGTTCCAGAAAGATTTGGGAGACAGCAATGA
- a CDS encoding S66 peptidase family protein, with protein sequence MIFPRRQILQVLGLATLTSQLPKIAQANSFSQPILKPHSLKIGDTIGLVNPASFITSADLEEVKETLTDIGLKYKLGAHILDRYGYLAGKDIDRAADINAMFVDPSVKAILTLRGGWGCNRILPLLNYQLIRKNPKIIIGYSDITSLLLAIYSLSGIITFHGPVATSTWNQFTKDYVQRILFNGEAVTMQNSVNTGENINAKPIQIETITPGKARGKLIGGNLSVLSAMVGSAYLPNWQGSILFLEEIGEEVYRVDRMLTQLKLAGILDRISGFIFGQCTRCDPEKPEQSLTLMQVLQDHIQPLKIPAWYGAAIGHIPNKFTLPIGLEVEIDANNGSIQMLESATESK encoded by the coding sequence ATGATTTTCCCACGTCGCCAAATTCTGCAAGTTTTGGGACTCGCCACTTTAACTAGTCAACTACCAAAAATTGCTCAAGCCAACTCATTTTCCCAACCAATTTTAAAGCCACATAGCCTGAAAATTGGCGATACAATTGGCTTAGTTAATCCGGCAAGTTTCATAACTTCAGCAGATTTAGAAGAAGTTAAAGAAACGCTGACAGATATAGGATTAAAATACAAATTGGGAGCGCATATATTAGATAGATATGGTTACTTAGCTGGCAAAGATATTGACCGTGCTGCTGATATTAATGCAATGTTTGTTGACCCATCAGTTAAAGCCATTCTAACTTTGCGTGGTGGTTGGGGTTGTAATCGAATTTTGCCATTACTAAACTATCAATTAATCAGAAAAAATCCCAAAATTATTATTGGTTATAGTGATATTACTTCCTTACTTTTAGCAATTTATTCTCTTAGCGGAATTATCACATTTCATGGGCCTGTTGCGACATCTACTTGGAATCAATTTACTAAAGATTATGTACAGCGAATTCTGTTTAATGGAGAAGCTGTTACAATGCAAAATTCCGTAAATACTGGGGAAAATATTAATGCCAAACCTATCCAAATAGAAACAATTACTCCGGGAAAAGCGCGAGGTAAATTAATAGGTGGGAATTTATCAGTTTTGTCAGCAATGGTAGGTTCCGCTTACTTACCAAATTGGCAAGGAAGCATCTTATTTTTGGAAGAAATTGGTGAAGAAGTTTATCGAGTCGATCGAATGTTGACCCAGTTAAAATTGGCGGGAATTCTCGATCGCATTTCCGGCTTCATTTTTGGTCAATGTACCAGATGCGACCCCGAAAAACCAGAACAATCATTAACATTAATGCAAGTTTTACAAGACCATATTCAACCATTAAAAATTCCTGCTTGGTATGGTGCAGCGATCGGTCATATACCCAACAAATTCACCTTGCCAATAGGATTAGAAGTAGAAATTGATGCCAATAATGGTAGTATTCAAATGTTAGAAAGTGCTACTGAAAGTAAATGA
- a CDS encoding Lin0512 family protein — protein MARKRLVIEMGMGVDQHGQEPTVAAARAVRNAIAHNALPGVWEVAGLSDPNQMIVEVKVAVPYPEQVRQEEVLAVLPFGQKTLTLEAGGMVVEGRAIASLNDKNDEMLIAVAAVTVWVDT, from the coding sequence GTGGCTAGAAAACGTTTAGTTATTGAAATGGGAATGGGTGTAGATCAGCACGGACAAGAACCAACGGTAGCAGCAGCTAGGGCGGTACGAAATGCGATCGCGCACAATGCGTTACCCGGAGTTTGGGAAGTTGCAGGTTTAAGCGACCCAAATCAAATGATTGTTGAGGTAAAAGTTGCTGTTCCTTACCCCGAACAAGTGCGCCAAGAAGAAGTTTTAGCAGTGCTACCTTTTGGACAAAAAACTTTAACTTTGGAAGCTGGGGGAATGGTAGTTGAAGGAAGAGCGATCGCATCTCTCAATGATAAAAATGATGAGATGTTAATTGCTGTCGCGGCGGTGACAGTTTGGGTAGATACATGA
- a CDS encoding MBOAT family O-acyltransferase: MLFNSYSFIFGFLPITLIIFFTLSKFKLITVARTWLLIASLVFYAYANIAYLPLLLISVSFNYLIGKTIEESQPNTEKAKLFLWLGIGLNLGLLACYKYANFFISSLGQLFQANWQIPGIILPLGISFYTFIQIAYLVDTYRGKAKQTNFANYSLFVTFFPHVIAGPISDNKEVIPQFYKLKTYVFSHRNMAIGLALFILGLAKKVLIGDNIAAWVTPVFNNASQVSFIEAWVGALSYTLQLYFDFSGYSDMAVALGLMLNIKLPINFNSPYKAFSISDFWRRWHITLSNFLRDYLYIPLGGSRQGETRRYANLILTMLLGGLWHGAGWTFVIWGALHGIYLSVNHWWRLHGKPLPKSVGWTITFLAVVVSWVFFRARNASDAWQILQAMIGAKGIVIASNYESFLGWLAPIGVKFSQSFPYLKGGGESLIVLAALLVGVTVLPNTNQMLQWFKPNLLWVISLTTLAALCLLSLNRVSEFLYFQF; encoded by the coding sequence GTGCTGTTTAACTCCTATAGTTTTATTTTCGGCTTTTTGCCAATTACGCTAATAATCTTTTTTACTTTATCCAAGTTTAAGTTAATTACAGTTGCTCGAACTTGGTTACTTATTGCTTCTTTGGTATTCTATGCTTACGCCAATATTGCTTATTTGCCTTTATTATTAATTTCCGTTAGTTTTAATTATTTAATAGGTAAGACGATCGAAGAAAGCCAACCAAACACGGAAAAAGCTAAGCTATTTTTATGGTTGGGAATAGGCTTAAATTTGGGATTACTTGCTTGTTATAAATACGCTAATTTTTTTATTAGTTCTTTAGGACAGCTATTTCAAGCTAACTGGCAGATTCCCGGAATCATTCTTCCTTTAGGAATTTCATTTTATACTTTCATTCAAATTGCTTATTTAGTAGATACTTATCGCGGTAAAGCCAAACAAACTAATTTTGCTAATTATAGTCTTTTTGTTACATTTTTTCCTCATGTAATAGCAGGGCCAATATCAGATAATAAAGAAGTAATTCCGCAGTTTTATAAATTAAAAACTTATGTCTTTTCTCATCGAAATATGGCAATAGGTTTAGCCCTATTTATTTTAGGACTCGCTAAAAAAGTTTTGATTGGTGATAATATAGCTGCCTGGGTTACACCTGTATTCAACAACGCTTCCCAAGTCAGTTTTATTGAAGCTTGGGTAGGAGCTTTGAGTTATACTTTACAATTATATTTTGATTTTTCTGGTTACTCTGATATGGCAGTAGCATTGGGTTTAATGCTGAATATTAAACTACCAATTAACTTTAATTCACCTTATAAGGCTTTTTCTATTAGTGATTTTTGGCGACGCTGGCACATCACTCTTTCTAATTTTTTAAGAGACTATTTGTACATTCCTTTAGGTGGTAGTCGTCAAGGAGAAACACGCCGTTATGCTAACTTAATATTGACCATGTTATTAGGTGGATTGTGGCATGGTGCAGGTTGGACTTTTGTAATTTGGGGTGCATTACATGGTATTTACTTATCAGTTAATCATTGGTGGAGATTACATGGTAAACCCTTACCAAAATCAGTAGGGTGGACTATTACATTTTTAGCGGTAGTTGTTAGTTGGGTATTTTTTCGGGCGCGAAATGCTAGCGACGCTTGGCAAATTTTACAAGCAATGATTGGCGCAAAAGGTATTGTTATTGCCAGCAACTATGAAAGTTTCTTGGGTTGGTTAGCACCAATCGGTGTGAAATTTAGCCAAAGTTTTCCTTACCTAAAAGGAGGAGGAGAAAGTTTAATTGTTTTAGCAGCATTATTAGTCGGTGTGACAGTTTTACCCAATACTAATCAAATGCTGCAATGGTTTAAACCCAATTTATTATGGGTAATATCTTTGACTACTCTTGCTGCTTTGTGTTTATTATCTTTAAATCGAGTTTCTGAGTTCCTTTACTTCCAGTTTTAA
- a CDS encoding GDSL-type esterase/lipase family protein — translation MLLKPKSLKKNWGMVFSITLNIVFITYAIVLIPKKGLTTYLMSEQLLGRYFNNNPRPARFSSYYLDRRSLFEIIPQSTNDIVFLGDSLIERCQWSELLENPNIKNRGIGGDSLYGMLQRLDQITTTPPKKIFLMIGINDVLSNQKLEEIVRKYRLVLANIKQSSPKTEVYIQSVLPGNSRFSKPVDNKLVFQLNEELKILAEEFNYQYIDLYSFFTIDNELAYQYTNDGLHLNGEGYAVWKEIIKNYVY, via the coding sequence ATGCTTCTCAAACCCAAATCACTGAAGAAAAACTGGGGAATGGTATTTTCCATAACCTTAAATATTGTATTTATTACTTATGCAATAGTTTTAATCCCTAAAAAAGGGTTAACAACTTATTTAATGAGCGAACAGTTATTAGGTAGATATTTTAATAATAATCCGCGACCAGCCAGATTTTCTTCTTATTATTTGGATAGGAGAAGCTTATTTGAAATAATTCCTCAAAGTACTAATGATATTGTATTTTTAGGAGATAGTTTAATCGAGCGTTGCCAATGGAGTGAATTATTAGAAAATCCCAATATTAAAAATCGAGGCATTGGTGGAGATAGTCTCTACGGAATGCTGCAAAGATTAGATCAAATCACAACTACTCCTCCAAAGAAAATTTTTCTGATGATTGGAATAAACGATGTACTAAGCAACCAAAAATTAGAAGAAATAGTTAGAAAATATAGACTAGTCTTAGCTAACATTAAGCAATCAAGTCCAAAAACGGAAGTCTATATTCAAAGCGTTTTGCCAGGTAACAGTCGCTTTAGCAAACCTGTAGATAATAAGTTGGTTTTTCAGCTAAATGAGGAATTAAAAATTTTAGCAGAAGAATTTAACTATCAGTATATCGATCTCTATTCATTTTTTACGATCGACAATGAACTTGCTTATCAATACACTAATGATGGCCTTCATTTAAATGGAGAAGGCTATGCGGTATGGAAAGAAATTATCAAGAATTATGTATATTAA
- a CDS encoding tetratricopeptide repeat protein — MNDYRINELLKDLKNPDEEIRDRATAELWKIWFEQKGTIGFGIIRQAQLLLEAGEIKEAEITLTQLISDLPDFAEAWNRRAVLYYSIGEYKKAIADCKMVIKLNPIHFGALHGLGLCHAAIGEYREAIKAFHQALEIQPHALINQKLILECTARLS, encoded by the coding sequence ATGAATGACTATCGCATTAATGAATTATTAAAGGATTTGAAAAATCCAGACGAAGAAATACGCGATCGCGCGACAGCAGAACTTTGGAAAATTTGGTTTGAGCAAAAAGGTACGATCGGATTTGGCATAATACGTCAAGCTCAATTATTGCTAGAAGCTGGAGAAATTAAAGAAGCAGAAATAACACTCACACAATTAATTTCCGACTTACCAGACTTTGCCGAAGCTTGGAATCGCCGCGCAGTTTTATACTACTCAATTGGCGAATACAAAAAAGCAATTGCTGATTGCAAAATGGTAATTAAGCTCAATCCAATTCATTTTGGCGCACTACATGGCTTAGGTTTATGTCACGCCGCCATAGGCGAATATCGTGAAGCAATTAAAGCTTTTCATCAAGCACTAGAGATTCAGCCTCATGCTTTAATTAACCAAAAATTGATTTTAGAATGTACCGCTAGACTGAGTTAA
- the glsA gene encoding glutaminase A codes for MMNSAKLSELTQEQLESLATQAKSYTQGGRLPDYIPLLAKVNPEWFAVQINCTNGNSFSFGETEIPFVLMSVVKPFVLLFLLEKIGKEAVFSNIGMQPSDKPFYSIEQLEADQGWPRNPMINSGAIALASLLPGADGLTRCENLCSWLNQCAGTNLVLDKAMLDSVVAAGGERNRSIAKIMFESGFLNEPEIAIDTYNHICCLAGNISDLANLGMLLVEKKAEISHKNRRIVNALMMTCGLYEASANFAVKVGLPTKSGVSGALLSVVPSAGAIACYSPTLDHVGNSKAGIFFLEKFTNSLNLSLFV; via the coding sequence ATGATGAATTCAGCAAAATTATCCGAGTTAACTCAAGAACAATTAGAGTCTTTAGCTACACAAGCGAAAAGTTACACACAAGGGGGTAGATTACCTGATTATATTCCCCTATTGGCCAAAGTTAATCCTGAATGGTTTGCTGTACAAATTAATTGCACTAACGGCAACAGTTTTAGTTTCGGAGAAACTGAAATACCGTTTGTTTTAATGAGTGTAGTAAAGCCGTTTGTGTTGTTATTTTTATTAGAAAAAATTGGCAAAGAAGCAGTATTTTCTAATATAGGAATGCAACCTTCTGATAAACCGTTTTATTCGATCGAGCAATTGGAAGCTGACCAAGGTTGGCCGCGAAATCCGATGATTAATAGTGGCGCGATCGCATTAGCTTCTTTATTACCTGGTGCAGATGGTTTAACTCGTTGTGAAAATTTATGTTCATGGTTAAATCAATGTGCTGGGACTAATTTAGTATTAGATAAAGCTATGCTTGATTCTGTCGTTGCGGCTGGTGGTGAACGGAATCGATCGATCGCTAAAATCATGTTTGAGTCTGGATTTTTAAACGAGCCAGAAATTGCGATCGATACTTACAATCATATTTGTTGTTTGGCCGGAAATATCAGCGATTTAGCAAATTTGGGAATGTTGTTAGTAGAAAAAAAAGCTGAAATTTCTCATAAAAATCGTCGGATTGTTAATGCTTTAATGATGACTTGTGGATTATATGAAGCATCAGCTAACTTTGCTGTAAAAGTAGGTTTACCAACCAAATCGGGGGTGAGTGGTGCGTTATTATCTGTTGTACCTTCAGCAGGTGCGATCGCTTGTTACAGTCCAACTCTCGATCATGTAGGTAATTCCAAAGCCGGGATATTTTTCTTGGAAAAATTCACTAATTCTTTGAATCTTAGCTTATTTGTTTAA
- a CDS encoding threonine aldolase family protein, with product MNFCSDNVTGVAPEIMAALIAANQYTAMPYGNDEYTQRLQSLFSELFETDVIVFPVATGSAANSLALSVITPPYGAIYCHNESHINLDECGAPEFYTSGAKLVTIPGEHGKFSANDLAIKLKNAGAGIVHHIQPAAVSITQATEAGTVYTVDEIRQIAEVTHTHNLCLHLDGARFANAVVSLGCTPADVTWRSGVDILSFGATKNGAMAAEAVIFFNHKLAETFAFRRKRGGHLFSKMRFLSVQLEAYIKDNLWLKNASHANKMAAKLVEGLSALPGAKLCHPVQVNEIFIQLPESVIQGLFAAGFQFYRWEGEDSNTLRLVTAFDTKEEDVNTFIKVAESHSVMLVNQ from the coding sequence ATGAATTTTTGTAGCGATAATGTCACAGGCGTAGCACCGGAAATTATGGCAGCATTAATTGCTGCTAATCAATATACAGCTATGCCTTATGGTAACGATGAATACACGCAAAGATTACAAAGTCTTTTTTCTGAATTATTTGAAACTGATGTAATCGTTTTTCCAGTAGCCACAGGTTCTGCTGCTAACTCTTTGGCTTTATCAGTAATTACCCCTCCTTATGGTGCTATTTATTGCCACAATGAATCTCATATTAATCTTGATGAATGTGGTGCGCCAGAATTCTATACAAGTGGTGCTAAATTAGTTACAATTCCTGGGGAACATGGCAAATTTAGTGCTAATGATTTAGCGATAAAATTAAAAAATGCAGGTGCAGGAATCGTCCATCATATTCAACCTGCTGCTGTTAGTATTACTCAAGCAACAGAAGCAGGAACAGTTTATACTGTAGATGAAATTCGCCAAATTGCTGAAGTGACTCACACTCATAATCTCTGCTTACATCTTGATGGAGCTAGATTTGCTAATGCAGTAGTTTCTTTAGGTTGTACGCCAGCAGATGTTACTTGGCGTTCTGGTGTGGATATCTTGTCTTTTGGTGCGACAAAAAATGGAGCAATGGCGGCAGAAGCGGTGATATTTTTCAACCATAAATTAGCAGAAACATTCGCTTTTCGGCGCAAGCGTGGAGGACATTTGTTCTCAAAGATGCGCTTTTTGTCAGTACAATTAGAAGCTTATATTAAAGATAATTTATGGTTGAAAAATGCGAGTCATGCTAATAAAATGGCAGCTAAGCTAGTTGAGGGATTAAGTGCTTTACCAGGAGCAAAACTGTGTCATCCGGTACAAGTAAACGAAATTTTCATTCAATTGCCAGAAAGTGTGATTCAAGGTCTTTTTGCGGCAGGATTCCAGTTTTATCGTTGGGAAGGAGAAGATTCAAATACCTTAAGATTAGTTACGGCTTTTGATACAAAAGAGGAGGATGTTAATACTTTTATTAAAGTGGCTGAATCCCATTCTGTAATGTTGGTCAATCAATGA
- a CDS encoding ABC transporter ATP-binding protein, giving the protein MAKLELKNLNKTYNPKVIPVKDVSLTVEDGEFLTLLGPSGCGKSTILRLIAGLEEPTRGQVLIGNRNVTSVRPGDRNIAMVFQSYALYPHLTVYDNIASGLKLKKTPSEEIKQRVAEAASVLGLEDLMNRKPGQMSGGQRQRVALARALVRRPDVFLLDEPLSNLDALLRERVRAEIKQLFAAQQVPVVYVTHDQTEAMTLSSKVAVLNKGDVQQLDAPERIYNNPANIFVAGFVGSPQMNLLTLLCQGNSAILGNFRIPIPNMQTNPSSIVLGIRPENVHLAEPEDKNTIKGRIFLVENLGMHYLISVRVEGSEKEEIIVRALVPIHQKWSGEEITLALPSESIHWFDVQTGDAIVKQPVVNQLV; this is encoded by the coding sequence ATGGCTAAACTAGAACTAAAAAATTTAAATAAGACTTATAACCCTAAAGTTATTCCGGTAAAAGATGTCAGTTTGACCGTAGAAGATGGGGAATTTCTCACTTTATTAGGCCCTTCTGGGTGTGGAAAATCGACAATTTTGCGGTTAATTGCTGGATTGGAAGAACCTACTCGCGGTCAAGTTTTAATTGGAAATAGAAATGTAACTAGCGTGCGTCCGGGCGATCGTAATATTGCAATGGTTTTTCAAAGTTACGCCCTTTATCCTCACTTAACAGTTTATGATAATATTGCTTCCGGTTTAAAACTGAAAAAAACGCCTTCTGAAGAAATCAAACAACGAGTAGCAGAAGCAGCAAGCGTCTTAGGTTTAGAAGATTTAATGAACCGAAAACCCGGTCAAATGTCAGGCGGACAAAGACAAAGAGTTGCCCTTGCCCGCGCTTTAGTTCGTCGTCCAGATGTATTTTTATTAGATGAACCTTTGAGTAATTTAGATGCACTTTTAAGAGAAAGAGTTAGAGCAGAAATTAAACAATTATTTGCCGCACAACAAGTTCCCGTTGTGTATGTAACTCACGATCAAACAGAAGCAATGACTCTTTCTTCAAAAGTCGCTGTTTTGAATAAGGGAGATGTGCAACAACTTGATGCACCAGAACGCATTTACAACAACCCAGCTAATATATTTGTAGCGGGTTTTGTTGGTAGCCCTCAAATGAATTTATTAACGCTTCTTTGTCAGGGAAATTCTGCAATTTTGGGTAATTTTAGAATCCCAATTCCCAATATGCAAACAAATCCATCTAGCATTGTTTTAGGAATTCGCCCAGAAAATGTACATTTAGCAGAACCCGAAGATAAAAATACTATTAAAGGTCGTATATTTTTAGTAGAAAATTTAGGAATGCACTATTTAATTAGCGTGCGAGTTGAAGGTTCAGAGAAAGAAGAAATCATAGTCAGGGCTTTAGTGCCAATTCATCAGAAATGGAGTGGAGAAGAGATAACTTTGGCATTGCCTAGTGAATCAATTCATTGGTTTGATGTGCAGACGGGTGATGCAATTGTTAAACAGCCAGTTGTCAATCAATTGGTGTAA